Part of the Catalinimonas alkaloidigena genome is shown below.
TCTTCTGCCAGCGTCTCCATACTATTTATATAAATTTGTGGTCATTTCGGGCAGTATTTTTTTGCCCGGATAATATTTGCTATTTAAGCGCGCTTTGGCTTATAAAATCACATCGTCTGTATTTTATGCACAATTTGATAAACTCCGTTTGAAAAATAAAGATAGGACTTTATATTTGTCGCACATGGTAAGAATTAGCAAGACATATGTAAAAACTAACTGGTGGTGGCGCGCAATTCATTTTGTCGCGAACGGCTAGTTATTTAATGTCTTTATCCATAAAGCATGATTCATAAGCCTACTGTTCGCTCAGTAGGCTTTTTTATTTTAAACAGAGAACCAATGCAGACAAAACCAAGCAAGCACGCTTTTCATCTGGTGAGTGAGCACCGCCGAATGCTCGCAGACACCATTACACCGGTCAATATTTATTTGAAAATTCGTGACCGCTATGATAACCCTATCCTGCTGGAAAGCTCGGACTATCACAGCAGCGACAATAGTTTTTCCTTTATCTGCTGTAGTCCTATCGCTTCCTTTTCAGTAAAAAATAAAGTAGTACGCCAAAAATTCCCGGATGGTACTTCTACTGAGACCAAAACCGAGAAGAAGCAGGACATTATTGAAATGCTAAGCCAGTTTGCGGCTTCTTTCAAGGCTGAAGATCATCCGTATAAATTCAGCACCAATGGCATGTTTGGTTATATGGGATATGATGCCGTTCAGTATTACGAAGATATAGAGATGGATGCCGATACTGAAAAAGATTACGGAATACCGGAGATCCACTATGCGGTATACCGCTACGTCATCGCTATTGATCATTTCCGGAATGAGCTGTATGCCTTCCATCATGAAGTATCGGGGGAGGAAGCTTCTCATGATAAGCTGGCTGATCTAATCTCTCTCATCAATAACCGCAATATCCCCACCTACCGCTTCCAGCGACAGGGAGAAGAAAGCAGCAACTACTCTGATGAGGAATTTCTGGATATTATCCGCAAAGGACAAGCGCATTGCTTTCGGGGAGATGTATTTCAGATTGTGCTTTCACGCAGATTCCAGAACCAATTTAAGGGTGACGAATTCAATGTGTACCGCGCACTGCGCTCTATTAACCCATCTCCATACCTCTTTTATTTTGACTATGGCAGCTACAAAATCTTCGGTTCTTCACCGGAAGCACAGATCGTCATCAAAGAAGGTGAAGCCAGTATCTATCCCATCGCCGGAACGTTTAAGCGTACCGGTAATGATGCAGCGGATGCTGAGTTAGCGAAAAAGCTTATTGACGACCCGAAAGAGAACTCCGAACATGTAATGCTGGTAGACCTGGCTCGTAATGACCTGAGCAGACATGGCGATGAAGTCACTGTAGAAACTTTCAAGGAGGTACAGTATTTTTCGCATGTTATCCACTTGGTATCTAAAGTTACCAGCAAGCTGGCGCCAGAGACATCTCCCATTCAGGTAGTAGCCGATACTTTTCCGGCAGGCACCTTGTCCGGAGCACCGAAACATATGGCGATGCAGTTGATCAACAAATATGAAAGCACCAAAAGAGGATATTATGGTGGAGCCATTGGCTTTTTAGGTTTTGGCAGTGAGCATCATACTGCACAGTTTAACCATGCTATCATGATCAGGTCATTCATCAGCCAGAACAATACTTTGTATTATCAGGCGGGTGCAGGTGTAGTGGCTAAGTCGGTGGTAGAAAGTGAACTGCAGGAAGTCAACAACAAACTCGCTGCCCTAAGAAGAGCGCTTGATGTCGCGGAAGATATATCAAATTAAAAATTGCAGATTCCAAATTACAGATGATGGGGAAGATAGAGCAGTTTGAAGATTTACCTATCTGGAAGCATGCTGCTGCTTTGGCATTGGATATCTATCAAATTGCTGAAGAAGGCAAACTAAAGCAGGATTTCAGTATGAAAGATCAAATTAAGAGTGCTGCTATCTCTATTTCCAGCAATATTGCCGAAGGATATGAATATGGAAGTAATAAAGAATTTGTAAGATTTCTTCGCTACGCAAAAGGTTCAGCCGGAGAATTAAGAAGCCAGTTGTTCATTCTAAACCATACAGGACTTCTTGAAGCTGAAAAATATGAATCTTTAAAAAGTTAATTATTAGAAATATTGCGACAGCTTTCTGGTTTTATGAAATACTTAAGAGAACACTAATTAATTTTGAATCTTTAATATGCAATTTGCAATTCACTCATGAAAATACTAGTTCTAGATAATTATGATTCATTCACCTATAACCTGGTGCATATCCTGCGGGAGCTGGGTTATGGCGAGCAGATGGACGTAATCCGAAATGATAAGATCAGTCTGGAGGAAGTAGGAAAGTATGATAAGATACTCCTTTCTCCCGGTCCCGGTATTCCCGAAGAAGCAGGCATTATGATGGATGTAATCAAAAAGTACGCGCCTGAAAAAAGTATCCTGGGCGTATGCCTGGGCCATCAGGGCATAGCAGAGGCTTTTCAAGCCAGACTCTACAATATGCCTACGGTACTCCATGGCTATGCCGATAAGGTTACATTACAAGACCAAGATGAATATCTCTTTGAAGGTGTGCCTCAGGAATTCAACGTATGCCGCTACCACAGCTGGGCTGTAGAGACCGCTTCTGTTCCTGAAGATTTGATCATCACAGCTCTGGATCCGAAAGGTGAAGTAATGGGTCTGCGCCATAAATCTTTTGATGTGCATGGTGTGCAGTTTCATCCAGAGTCCATACTCACGGAACACGGTAAGCTAATGATCAAAAACTGGTTAACTCATTAAAGGATTAAACTGCTAAACGGCAGGATCATGGAAAAGAAATATTTGAGTTTGAATGATCTTGAGGCTTATCAGATTGCCTACCATTTGAGCAATAAAGTCTGGAAAATCGTACTTCGCTGGGATAATTTCAGTCGTAATACTCTTGGACAGCAGTTTGTCAGGGTAATTGATTCTGTTTCAGCTTACATTGCGGAAGGATCTGGCAGGTTTGGTAAAAAGACAAAATTCGTTTCTACCGCTATGCAGCCGGTTCTAATTACGAATGCCTGGACTGGAATAAGAAAGCCAAAGAAAGAAAGTTGTTGACACATGAAACTTATGATTATATCTTTCAGGAACTCAAAAAGTTACCCAAAGCCATCAATACCCTCATCAAATACACAAATGAGATTTAGCCATTTAGCCGATAATCATTTAATGATATAACAATTCACTCATTAGCTCCAAAGCAAGTCAGTAATTCAACCATTTGACAATTTGGTCATATAGCCATTTAATCATTCAGCAATTCAACCTATGAAAGACATCCTCAATAAACTTATAGAATATAAATCTTTAGACAAAGATACAGCACAGCTAATCCTCACCAAGCTGGCGCAGGGAGAATACAACCAAAGCCAGATGGCTGCTTTTCTCACTGTTTTTCTGATGCGAAGCATTACGGTAGAAGAGCTGGAAGGATTTAGGGATGCGATGCTGGAGCTTTGTGTGCCCCTTCACATCGAAGAGTACGATGCGATTGACCTCTGCGGTACCGGTGGCGATGGTAAAGACACTTTCAATATTTCTACCACCGCCTCTTTTGTAGTTGCAGGGGCTGGACAGCCAGTAGCCAAACACGGTAACAAAGGTGTTTCTTCAGTAAGTGGTTCCTCAGACCTGATTACTCACTTTGGTTATGAATTTACCAATGATTCTGATCAGCTGAAAAAGAGCTTGGCAGAAGCTAACATCTGCTTTTTGCACGCGCCCCTGTTTCATCCTGCCATGAAAAATGTAGGCCCCGTACGCCGTGAACTGGGTATGAAAACCTTCTTCAACATGCTGGGACCTATGGTTAACCCTTCCTTTCCCAAAAGACAACTGGTAGGTGTGTTCAGTCTGGAACTGGCTCGCCTGTATGCGTATCTCTATCAAAAAACGGATAAAAAGTTTGTGATCCTCCACTCTCTGGATGGTTATGATGAGATTTCTCTCACCGGGCCTTTCAAAATGATTACCAATGATCAGGAGCAGGTTTTACAGCCGGAAGACCTGGGCTTTTCAACGCACAAAGCGGAGGCATTGCATGGAGGCGAATCTATAGAGGATGCGGCACGTATTTTTACAAACATTCTGGAAGGTAAAGGTACCAAAGCGCAAAATGAAGCTGTACTCGCAAATGCTGCCATGGCTATTCACTGCGGTAAACTCGGGCTCAGCCTGCAAGACAGTATTGCTGCCGCTCGTGAATCACTTGCATCCGGAAAAGCCCTGGAAACGTTTAACAAGTTGATAGCGACACAGTCTTCCTAATATATTATTTCATCATAGAAGAGCGTTAACGTTAATTTATGCTTTACTGGCTTGGTAATGAACTGTGCTTCCCTCACGTAGAAGAAGCTGAAGAGTGGGGAGGCCTGGCTTTGGGAGGGGATCTATCACCCGAGAGACTACTCTTGGCTTATCGTTCGGGGATTTTCCCCTGGTATGACATAGGGCAGCCAATCATCTGGCATGCTCCTGACCCTCGCTTTGTTATGTTTCCCAAAAAACTGAAAGTGGCTAAAAGCATGAGGCCAATTTTTAACCAAAAAAAGTTTGGAGTGACATTTGACACCGATTTTTCTTCTGTGATCAGAAACTGTCAACAGACAAGACGCAGTGGTCAGATAGGTACGTGGATTACCGACGAAATGCTGGAAGCCTACTGTTATCTTCATACATTGGGGTACGCCCATTCCGTAGAAGTATGGCAGGAAGACAGACTGGTTGGCGGCTTGTATGGCGTTTCTTTAGGTAGCATATTTTTTGGAGAATCTATGTTTAGCAAGCTTAGCAATGCTTCCAAAACCGGATTTATTACCCTGGCCTGGGAGCTTCAAAAAAGAAATTTTAGCCTCATTGATAGTCAGGTACATACGCCCCACTTAGAAAGTATGGGTGCCGAAGAGATTCCTCGCAAAAAGTATATGAACTTACTCAGGCAAGCCTTGAGACAGCATACACATAAAGGTAGCTGGACAGACTGGCTTGAATAAAAAATGAGTTACCACCGTAGCGGTAACTCATGTAGAGATATATAAATAGGGGAATCTTAACTATCTTTTCTACCTCTGCCTCGGTTATTTCCGCGACGCTCATGCAAATCTTCTTTGATTGTGAGGTACTCGTTGAATTGTTCTTCTGACAGTAGGGACTTTAGTTCATCTTCCATTGCCGTCTGCTGTTCTTCTCTTAAAGCCATTCTCTCTTCCCTGCCTGAAGCCTGTTCCGCTTTTTCTCTGCCTTCTTTCATGTTTTTGAGAAAAAGCGCTTCCATCCCTTCAGCCTGCTCTTCTGTAAGGCTTAACTTTTCAGTCAAATGGGCTGTCATCTTTTCAGCTCTATCCTCAGGAGACCTGCCTTCTCTCTGTGCGAATGCGGTGGTACTTATCAATATTCCAAAAGCGAATGCTATTATTTTTGTTTTCATGATTGTATTTGTTTTCGTTTCTGGAACTTAGAGCAGTCTTATAAGCAAAGGTTTAAAACCTCTCCCAAAATTTTTCTACCAATTACACCTACTCTATTCTATTCAGGCTTAGGCATGAACAATGTACAAGGTTTTTAACCTTTAACTTTAAACTTCATACCTGTCACCACATCATAATCGCAAAATTACCTTCCAGGTGCTGGTAATAAAGCCTTGCCCTCAGTACATAACGGCGACCTTTGATAAGCCGGTAGCGTAGGTGTGCATTATAATCCTTCCCGCTATCATCATCAGCACCCCGGTAACGCCATTCGCCTCCATCATCTTCAAAAAGCACCAGAATGGTATCTGACTCACCGAATGTGCGTATGCTGTAGGTACGCGAAGTTTTGGGGATAATGACATAGTCTATCTGATCTCCAGCTTTGATACTGAGTTTTTTGGAACGGAAAGGTTTGAGCTCTTCCAGCTCTTTTTCCAGAGGAGGATAAAAGGTTTTGACCCATTGAATATCTCGCTCAGATAGACCAGGTGCCGGAAATATTCCTTCTTCACCATAAATTTCGGGCTGAAGAATCAGGCCAGGTCCGAAGGGGTAGTGCATAATAGAATTGGGGTCCCAGTTTGAACCCTGCACCGTATCGGGATCAAGCTTGCGGATGATATTATGATAAGTTTTATCCCTTGACCAATTATTGGGCGGCTGGGCAAGCGCAGCATACACTGCCTCTTCATCCCAAATGATTCCAGCATTAGGATTCTGGTGCTCATGTGGTAGCCCTAGTGTATGTCCAATTTCATGTAGCGCCGTGTCCAGCCCATCCTGACCCGATAAATTCCAGCCAAAATTCATGGTTCGCTGACCTGCTCCAATATTGAGCACATAGGTACCCAGGTATGACCATGCCCCATCCCCTTGCATGAAACCAATTCTTACCTCAGCATCTTCACGATTATCTACCTCCTGAAACTCCAGGCCAATGCAGATTTCTTTCCACTTTTTGAAAGCCTCCCTGACCACATTCTGCTGATCTTCAGGGCCCACCCAACTTCTCCAGATACGCTCCCCTCCCGGCGTAAATATGAATTCACCATCTTCTTCCTGATCAAAAAA
Proteins encoded:
- the trpD gene encoding anthranilate phosphoribosyltransferase; the encoded protein is MKDILNKLIEYKSLDKDTAQLILTKLAQGEYNQSQMAAFLTVFLMRSITVEELEGFRDAMLELCVPLHIEEYDAIDLCGTGGDGKDTFNISTTASFVVAGAGQPVAKHGNKGVSSVSGSSDLITHFGYEFTNDSDQLKKSLAEANICFLHAPLFHPAMKNVGPVRRELGMKTFFNMLGPMVNPSFPKRQLVGVFSLELARLYAYLYQKTDKKFVILHSLDGYDEISLTGPFKMITNDQEQVLQPEDLGFSTHKAEALHGGESIEDAARIFTNILEGKGTKAQNEAVLANAAMAIHCGKLGLSLQDSIAAARESLASGKALETFNKLIATQSS
- a CDS encoding M12 family metallopeptidase, translating into MAKSKKKAKSKDELTKSNPTAHYCSMPPTPTRVFELEVNPFRASAIIITDNKWVNGTVIHYYFFDQEEDGEFIFTPGGERIWRSWVGPEDQQNVVREAFKKWKEICIGLEFQEVDNREDAEVRIGFMQGDGAWSYLGTYVLNIGAGQRTMNFGWNLSGQDGLDTALHEIGHTLGLPHEHQNPNAGIIWDEEAVYAALAQPPNNWSRDKTYHNIIRKLDPDTVQGSNWDPNSIMHYPFGPGLILQPEIYGEEGIFPAPGLSERDIQWVKTFYPPLEKELEELKPFRSKKLSIKAGDQIDYVIIPKTSRTYSIRTFGESDTILVLFEDDGGEWRYRGADDDSGKDYNAHLRYRLIKGRRYVLRARLYYQHLEGNFAIMMW
- a CDS encoding anthranilate synthase component II, yielding MKILVLDNYDSFTYNLVHILRELGYGEQMDVIRNDKISLEEVGKYDKILLSPGPGIPEEAGIMMDVIKKYAPEKSILGVCLGHQGIAEAFQARLYNMPTVLHGYADKVTLQDQDEYLFEGVPQEFNVCRYHSWAVETASVPEDLIITALDPKGEVMGLRHKSFDVHGVQFHPESILTEHGKLMIKNWLTH
- a CDS encoding anthranilate synthase component I family protein, with the protein product MQTKPSKHAFHLVSEHRRMLADTITPVNIYLKIRDRYDNPILLESSDYHSSDNSFSFICCSPIASFSVKNKVVRQKFPDGTSTETKTEKKQDIIEMLSQFAASFKAEDHPYKFSTNGMFGYMGYDAVQYYEDIEMDADTEKDYGIPEIHYAVYRYVIAIDHFRNELYAFHHEVSGEEASHDKLADLISLINNRNIPTYRFQRQGEESSNYSDEEFLDIIRKGQAHCFRGDVFQIVLSRRFQNQFKGDEFNVYRALRSINPSPYLFYFDYGSYKIFGSSPEAQIVIKEGEASIYPIAGTFKRTGNDAADAELAKKLIDDPKENSEHVMLVDLARNDLSRHGDEVTVETFKEVQYFSHVIHLVSKVTSKLAPETSPIQVVADTFPAGTLSGAPKHMAMQLINKYESTKRGYYGGAIGFLGFGSEHHTAQFNHAIMIRSFISQNNTLYYQAGAGVVAKSVVESELQEVNNKLAALRRALDVAEDISN
- the aat gene encoding leucyl/phenylalanyl-tRNA--protein transferase; this translates as MLYWLGNELCFPHVEEAEEWGGLALGGDLSPERLLLAYRSGIFPWYDIGQPIIWHAPDPRFVMFPKKLKVAKSMRPIFNQKKFGVTFDTDFSSVIRNCQQTRRSGQIGTWITDEMLEAYCYLHTLGYAHSVEVWQEDRLVGGLYGVSLGSIFFGESMFSKLSNASKTGFITLAWELQKRNFSLIDSQVHTPHLESMGAEEIPRKKYMNLLRQALRQHTHKGSWTDWLE
- a CDS encoding four helix bundle protein, producing the protein MMGKIEQFEDLPIWKHAAALALDIYQIAEEGKLKQDFSMKDQIKSAAISISSNIAEGYEYGSNKEFVRFLRYAKGSAGELRSQLFILNHTGLLEAEKYESLKS